The following proteins are co-located in the Solanum pennellii chromosome 1, SPENNV200 genome:
- the LOC107008454 gene encoding transcription factor UNE10 isoform X1, whose product MNQCVPSWDLDDSTVPRKNPIQTQSNSLAADVPSLDYEVAELTWENGQLAMHGLGPPRANNKPISSYGGTLESIVNQATRCNDDVPLHLHGKSTVDRNKQGGDEVVPWFNNHNAVAYAPPATGLVAMTKDALVPCSRNTSNSDNHRSVHVPGIDGSTHVGSCSGATNSRDWMVAPRMRVRPTRREWSSRADMISVSGSETCGGDSRQLTVDTFDREFGTTMYTSTSMGSPENTSSDKQCTNRTGDDHDSVCHIRDQKEGGDDEDDNNNKKGSKNSSSSTKRKRAAAIHNQSERKRRDKINQRMKTLQKLVPNSSKQTDKASMLDEVIEYLKQLQAQVHMMSRMNMSPAMMLPLAMQQQLQMSMMGMGMGMGMGMGVAGVFDINNLSRPNIPGLPSFLHPSAAFMQPITSWDNSNSAPSPPSAAMPDPLAALLACQSQPINMDAYSRMAALYQQFQQPPTGSGPKN is encoded by the exons ATGAATCAGTGTGTACCGAGTTGGGACCTCGATGACTCTACCGTTCCTCGAAAAAATCCTATACAAACTCAATCCAATTCATTAGCCGCTGATGTCCCCTC ATTAGATTATGAAGTAGCGGAGCTAACGTGGGAAAATGGGCAGTTAGCAATGCATGGGTTAGGGCCTCCGCGGGCTAATAATAAGCCCATATCGAGCTACGGTGGCACTCTTGAATCTATAGTGAACCAAGCCACCCGTTGCAACGACGACGTTCCGCTTCATCTCCACGGGAAGTCCACCGTGGACAGGAACAAACAGGGTGGAGATGAGGTGGTTCCTTGGTTCAACAACCACAACGCGGTTGCTTACGCTCCTCCTGCAACCGGTTTAGTCGCAATGACTAAGGATGCGTTGGTGCCGTGTTCGAGGAACACCTCGAATTCGGACAACCACCGATCCGTGCACGTGCCTGGGATTGACGGCTCCACACACGTGGGGTCGTGTAGTGGCGCCACAAACAGTAGAGACTGGATGGTGGCGCCACGCATGAGAGTACGGCCCACGAGACGTGAGTGGAGTAGCCGTGCGGATATGATTAGTGTAAGTGGAAGTGAAACGTGCGGAGGAGATAGCCGCCAATTAACGGTTGACACGTTTGATAGAGAATTTGGTACGACAATGTACACTTCTACGTCGATGGGGTCGCCGGAAAACACCAGCTCCGACAAGCAGTGCACCAATAGGACGGGGGACGATCACGATTCCGTTTGCCACATTAGAGATCAG AAGGAAGGAGGTGATGATGAGGAtgacaataacaacaaaaaaggGTCCAAAAACTCCTCATCTTCTACAAAGAGGAAGAGGGCAGCCGCCATCCACAACCAGTCTGAACGA AAAAGAAGAGACAAGATTAATCAAAGGATGAAGACACTGCAGAAGTTGGTTCCAAATTCGAGTAAG CAGACAGATAAAGCATCAATGCTAGACGAAGTGATAGAATATTTGAAGCAACTTCAAGCTCAAGTGCACATGATGAGTAGGATGAACATGTCACCAGCCATGATGTTACCATTGGCTATGCAACAACAATTACAAATGTCTATGATGGGTATGGGTATGGGTATGGGTATGGGCATGGGAGTTGCCGGAGTTTTTGATATCAACAACCTTAGCCGCCCCAATATCCCCGGACTTCCTTCCTTTCTCCACCCTTCTGCCGCCTTCATGCAGCCTATAACCTCCTGGGATAACTCAAACTCCGCGCCTTCTCCTCCCTCTGCTGCTATGCCTGATCCTTTAGCTGCCTTACTCGCTTGCCAATCACAG CCAATTAACATGGATGCGTATAGTAGGATGGCAGCATTGTACCAGCAATTCCAACAGCCACCAACTGGCTCTGGCCCTAAAAATTGA
- the LOC107008454 gene encoding transcription factor UNE10 isoform X2: MNQCVPSWDLDDSTVPRKNPIQTQSNSLAADVPSLDYEVAELTWENGQLAMHGLGPPRANNKPISSYGGTLESIVNQATRCNDDVPLHLHGKSTVDRNKQGGDEVVPWFNNHNAVAYAPPATGLVAMTKDALVPCSRNTSNSDNHRSVHVPGIDGSTHVGSCSGATNSRDWMVAPRMRVRPTRREWSSRADMISVSGSETCGGDSRQLTVDTFDREFGTTMYTSTSMGSPENTSSDKQCTNRTGDDHDSVCHIRDQKEGGDDEDDNNNKKGSKNSSSSTKRKRAAAIHNQSERKRRDKINQRMKTLQKLVPNSSKTDKASMLDEVIEYLKQLQAQVHMMSRMNMSPAMMLPLAMQQQLQMSMMGMGMGMGMGMGVAGVFDINNLSRPNIPGLPSFLHPSAAFMQPITSWDNSNSAPSPPSAAMPDPLAALLACQSQPINMDAYSRMAALYQQFQQPPTGSGPKN; encoded by the exons ATGAATCAGTGTGTACCGAGTTGGGACCTCGATGACTCTACCGTTCCTCGAAAAAATCCTATACAAACTCAATCCAATTCATTAGCCGCTGATGTCCCCTC ATTAGATTATGAAGTAGCGGAGCTAACGTGGGAAAATGGGCAGTTAGCAATGCATGGGTTAGGGCCTCCGCGGGCTAATAATAAGCCCATATCGAGCTACGGTGGCACTCTTGAATCTATAGTGAACCAAGCCACCCGTTGCAACGACGACGTTCCGCTTCATCTCCACGGGAAGTCCACCGTGGACAGGAACAAACAGGGTGGAGATGAGGTGGTTCCTTGGTTCAACAACCACAACGCGGTTGCTTACGCTCCTCCTGCAACCGGTTTAGTCGCAATGACTAAGGATGCGTTGGTGCCGTGTTCGAGGAACACCTCGAATTCGGACAACCACCGATCCGTGCACGTGCCTGGGATTGACGGCTCCACACACGTGGGGTCGTGTAGTGGCGCCACAAACAGTAGAGACTGGATGGTGGCGCCACGCATGAGAGTACGGCCCACGAGACGTGAGTGGAGTAGCCGTGCGGATATGATTAGTGTAAGTGGAAGTGAAACGTGCGGAGGAGATAGCCGCCAATTAACGGTTGACACGTTTGATAGAGAATTTGGTACGACAATGTACACTTCTACGTCGATGGGGTCGCCGGAAAACACCAGCTCCGACAAGCAGTGCACCAATAGGACGGGGGACGATCACGATTCCGTTTGCCACATTAGAGATCAG AAGGAAGGAGGTGATGATGAGGAtgacaataacaacaaaaaaggGTCCAAAAACTCCTCATCTTCTACAAAGAGGAAGAGGGCAGCCGCCATCCACAACCAGTCTGAACGA AAAAGAAGAGACAAGATTAATCAAAGGATGAAGACACTGCAGAAGTTGGTTCCAAATTCGAGTAAG ACAGATAAAGCATCAATGCTAGACGAAGTGATAGAATATTTGAAGCAACTTCAAGCTCAAGTGCACATGATGAGTAGGATGAACATGTCACCAGCCATGATGTTACCATTGGCTATGCAACAACAATTACAAATGTCTATGATGGGTATGGGTATGGGTATGGGTATGGGCATGGGAGTTGCCGGAGTTTTTGATATCAACAACCTTAGCCGCCCCAATATCCCCGGACTTCCTTCCTTTCTCCACCCTTCTGCCGCCTTCATGCAGCCTATAACCTCCTGGGATAACTCAAACTCCGCGCCTTCTCCTCCCTCTGCTGCTATGCCTGATCCTTTAGCTGCCTTACTCGCTTGCCAATCACAG CCAATTAACATGGATGCGTATAGTAGGATGGCAGCATTGTACCAGCAATTCCAACAGCCACCAACTGGCTCTGGCCCTAAAAATTGA